In Lathyrus oleraceus cultivar Zhongwan6 chromosome 2, CAAS_Psat_ZW6_1.0, whole genome shotgun sequence, the DNA window TAGTTTCTTGGAAGCCACTCCATAACATGTTTGAACATAGCACGTCTCCTATATAAAGTGCTTCCAATGCAAGCTAACACTTTGTGATTCCCCTTTCACTATCTCTCACACATCTTCAACCTTTTTTCTCAATCAAAATTATACTATATAGTTTCTATCTCTTAGACAAGAAATCGTTGACTTCTCACACCCCCTTCTTCTAAAACACACACATCATCATCAAGAAAAACCAAACCAACTTCACAATGAAAACCAAACACAACAAGGTTGAAAATGAATTAGGTTGTGGTTTCATGGAGAGAATTTTCAATCTCAAAAGTCCTAGACTAAGAAACTCATTAGTTCATTCCCTACCAATCAAAAATGAATCAAACTTGTCAACAAAGAAAGTGAAAATAATCTCCAACATCACTCCACTAACTAAAAATCCGAAATGTATTTCAGATACTACTTCAAAAAGCTCGACATCATCGTCGTCCACAGACAGTTCAACCCACAAAAGGGTTGAACAGAACTGTAATACGAACGATGATGTAAAGCTTCAAATAGAACTTGCTAGAATAAGCACTACTCGCTCACGCGACAACGAGAACAAGTCCATAGGCGCCAAAGATTTTGCTCCCTTGAAACTCACAGGGAACTTGCTAGTGAATAACACTCCAAGAAGAAAAAGTGTTGAATGTTTACCTAAGCATTCAGAGTTGAACTCTATGTCAAGTTTTTATAATAGTAACAATGCGAGAAAAATGGTTATGGGGAATATCATGAGGAAGAACAGTAATGAACTTGCACAGTTTCTAAGCAAAAGACACAATAGTATAGAACCTGAAGTGTTGAAAACTATGGGAAATGAAGCTTACAAAAAGGGTGATTTTGTAGAGGCTTTGGCTTTGTATGATAAAGCAATTTCGCTCGACTCGAATAAGGCAATTTATCATTGTAACAAAAGTGCTGCATTGATTGGATTAGGAAGGTTTCAAGAAGCGATTCTTGAGTGCGAGGAATCGATTCGGCTGGATCCTTCTTATGACAGAGCTCATAATCGTATGGCAATGATATATTTCAGGTACTTTGTATTCCGCGTTCGAATGTGTCCAATGCGACGTCCATCACGTTCGAATGTTGTTCATTGAATTTCAAATTTTAATGCAGATTGGGAGAAGTCGAAAAGGCGCTGGATTGCAACCGATCAACCTCATGTGTTGATTCTGTTCTTGCTTTTCAAGCTCAGGCTCTACAAAATCACATTAACAAATGCATTGAAGCTAGGAAGTTAAATGAATGGAGTGTTGTATTAAAGGAAACACGGTCTGCATTATCCTTAGGTGCCGATTCAGCTCCACGGGTTAGTTAGTTAGTTCCTCGATCGAGCGTTATAGAGTTTTGCAATAAATTGTTTTATGTGTGCTAGAATTGATTTTGATTAGAACTGTTTGTATGTGTCTTAGATTTATGCTTTACAAACCGAAGCCTTGTTGAAGCTCCTAAGATATGATGATGCAAATGGTGTTTATGACAAAATGCCAAAATTTTCACTTGATTGGTGTAACAAGATGTTTGGCATGGCTACTAGTGCTTACATATTGATGATAGGCGCGCGGGTTTACATGGCATCCGGCAGGTTTGTGAATTCACTTTTAGACGATTTCTTCAATCATCAGAGTCATTTAAGTTTTTGGAAGTCCGGCGTATGTTATCATAGTTTGGAATAAGCTTAAGTTGAATTGAACTTTATTTATTGACAGGTTTGAGGATGCTGTGACAACAGCTCAGAAAGCAGCTAGGGTTGATCCGAGCAACCGAGAGACGATTTCAGTGTTAAGGAGAGCGAGAGCAGTAACATCGGCTAGAGTGAGTGGAAACTTACTCTTCAAGGCATCTAAATTCAGTAAAGCATGTGCAGTTTACAATGAAGGACTAGATCATGATCCACACAACTCAGTTCTTCTATGCAATAGAGCGGCATGTCGTTCTAAGCTAGGACAATACGAAAATGCAATCGAAGATTGTGATTCGGCACTTACGCTTCATCCGTCTTATAGCAAAGCAAAGCTAAGGAGAGCATATTGTAATGCTAAGGTACATTGAAAGCTACATTAGTATTAACAGAAACGAAAAACATAAACAGCAAACACGCAATATTTAAGACCTTGCATGATTATTTTCGATTGGTAACGTTTTTTCGTTATATTGTTTTTCGCACATGTAGTTGGAAAGATGGGAAGTTGCCATTCAAGACTATGAAATGCTAATAAGAGAAAAGCCAGGGGATGAAGAAGTGGCAAGGGCTTTGTTTGAGGCTAAGCTCCAAGTCAGAATACTACATGGTGAAGATGTTAAGGATCTAAAATTTGGTTCGAATTTGGTTTTTATCTCGAGTAACGATCGTTTCCGACATTACGTAACCTCGCCTGGTAAGGCACATTATGGATTTTTTCTCTTATGCAATAAATTACTTCATTTACAAATGAACTAACCAGTTGCAAGGGTTATTGAATAGGAATGGCTGTTGTGCTTTTTAGTAACAAGGGAACACACAAGCAAGTGTCGATGGTGTTCGAGCAAATCAGCAAGCGATTTCCATCTGTTAATTTTCTTAAGGTTCGTTTATTTTGAAGAGTTTAATTGGCGTGGTGGCAAAAAGGTTCGGCCCGTCAGACATGTCTGTTTTGACTGCATTTTTTCCGCGAGCCAAACCAATAATCAGTTTAATATTCCAAACTGCGCAATTGTTTTTTACTTGTATAACTGAACTTCAATTATTCAGGTGGAGATTGAAGATCACCCCTACTTGGCGAAATCAGAAGGAGTGATCTCATTCCCGAGCTTCAAAATATACAAGAACGGATCTAGGGTTAAAGAGATTTCAGGCAACAATCACGAGTTGTTAGAAAGATCAGTTAAATTGTATAGCAGCTGAGAAAAAATATTACACTCCTTCAAATGGAACATAATGTgcagaaaatgaagaaaaaatgTTAGCTTTTCCATAAAAAATTTGTTGCTTTGTTTACAAGGAAGAGGAAACATAGTGTTTCATAGTAGTACATATAGAAGTCTATAAGAGCATTCTTAAGTTATTCATATATTACACATTTCATGTATATTTGTTTCACAAACATAACCATATTGTATTTGTTATTTAATGTTGTATAATATGTTCTTTAAAAGAGTGTTTTTTACACAGGTGATGATTGAAATTTTGTTTTCATTGGACTTGTACTATGTTTTTTATGATAATTGCATACCTTGTTGGCATAAGTCAAAAGGTAATAAAAGTTAAATTGTGGTTATGTCCACAATTTATTCTTATATTTAAATCATTGTTTTGATGCGAAAGAAATCGAGGTAAAGAGTGAATATGGATTGTTAAAATGAATTCAAAAAGGTATAAAACTACAATAGTGATTCCATCATGTggttttttaaaaaaatatataaataagctttataatgaaaaaagaaaaaagaaaaaggatgAGTGGATATGCCTAACTcatcaaaactaaaaaaaaaatcacaattaGCTTAAAACAAGAGGCAAAGTACTACAGCGTGTGTCATGATCCACAAAATGTTATAACTCCATTGTTTGTGTTAGAATGAAATGATAAAATATCACATGACATCGACGTACATAATGGTTGCTTTAAAATATAGAGATCTTGATAACCTAACGAGTATAATTCGGGTGTATAAGGCAAGATTGACATATCGCTCTACCATCAAAGGTACATTCACAGAAATACAACATCTTGAAACTAGGGCAGGAACATTCACAGAAATACATTTCTCCAAGATGTATTTCATATGAAGTTTAAACTTGATTGTCCATTGCCTCTTGTTACTAATTGCTGGAGATAGAACTATATGTAGTGAAGGTGCAGGAACTTGTGAAACAACATATGTGATACGTATACGACATTATTAAAAAAAAGTTAGTAAGTCTACTTGATTTGATTTGTATTGATATTGTTGTATAGTTGTGATTGTATGTATTTATTTTGTGTGGTTATTATTGTACCGACACTTTTGTATGTTATGTTAGGTTGTTTTCATGATAAGTTATGTTATGTTTTTGTTATGGTATTTATGATGTAAATTTTTATATaatgtaaaaataaaataaaaacacTATTGTCTACTGGATTTTTATAAATATTCGGTCACACCCAATGAACATACCGAATATTTAAAAAATGGATTTACCCCCAAATTATTAACTTACCACTTTTTCTAAATATTCGATAAAAACCCTTACTTTTATAACAAATTTTCGAAAGGTATCAAATAAATGGAATCGTACCgaatatttataaaaataagGTACATTTGTGTAAAGTTAATACTGTCAAAATTCGATAAAAAGACATATTTGAAATGAAAAATTCgatattttttataaatatcCGATGAAAACTCAAAATATGAAACTAAGATTTGTAAAAATTCAATCTTTTGAACCAAATATCCGAAAATATACGTAGcttttttataatttaaaaactttttattttaattttttaaacaTATTATAGTAAAACTGATGTGTACGTGGGGTGTCAGGAAAATTTTGGAGTGACAAGTAGGTTCTTCCAAAAATAACTGCAATGTAATTGGATTTGATTGCTATTCAGCCTCAACAATTTTAAAAAAGGTGAGCCCCATGGCCCAAGTGTTCAGTTTGATTTTTGAGACATTTGTGTGTTTCAAGACAATATATGTTTCAAGACCTAATGTTTGGACAAGCACTTTTCTTTCAAGAAAACCACTTACCGTTTTActatataattattttaaaatattaacTTTATAATTATGTGTCTTATTTTACTTTGATATAAAAATTTGGACATTTGTATTTTGTCATGCAGAATTCATGTTTATGATGGGCTTATTAAAGAAAACTTCCGTATGATTTGGATTTAGTTATACCCCAATGGTTAGTATCGTATCACTACATTTATAATACA includes these proteins:
- the LOC127118795 gene encoding inactive TPR repeat-containing thioredoxin TTL3, translated to MKTKHNKVENELGCGFMERIFNLKSPRLRNSLVHSLPIKNESNLSTKKVKIISNITPLTKNPKCISDTTSKSSTSSSSTDSSTHKRVEQNCNTNDDVKLQIELARISTTRSRDNENKSIGAKDFAPLKLTGNLLVNNTPRRKSVECLPKHSELNSMSSFYNSNNARKMVMGNIMRKNSNELAQFLSKRHNSIEPEVLKTMGNEAYKKGDFVEALALYDKAISLDSNKAIYHCNKSAALIGLGRFQEAILECEESIRLDPSYDRAHNRMAMIYFRLGEVEKALDCNRSTSCVDSVLAFQAQALQNHINKCIEARKLNEWSVVLKETRSALSLGADSAPRIYALQTEALLKLLRYDDANGVYDKMPKFSLDWCNKMFGMATSAYILMIGARVYMASGRFEDAVTTAQKAARVDPSNRETISVLRRARAVTSARVSGNLLFKASKFSKACAVYNEGLDHDPHNSVLLCNRAACRSKLGQYENAIEDCDSALTLHPSYSKAKLRRAYCNAKLERWEVAIQDYEMLIREKPGDEEVARALFEAKLQVRILHGEDVKDLKFGSNLVFISSNDRFRHYVTSPGMAVVLFSNKGTHKQVSMVFEQISKRFPSVNFLKVEIEDHPYLAKSEGVISFPSFKIYKNGSRVKEISGNNHELLERSVKLYSS